Proteins from a single region of Gossypium arboreum isolate Shixiya-1 chromosome 1, ASM2569848v2, whole genome shotgun sequence:
- the LOC108481009 gene encoding uncharacterized protein LOC108481009 translates to MTVLKRYVLRLFISLKYITANVVDRNNGRIVATASTVEHSIKNSLECGRSCNAKAATVIGEVLAMRLKVEGLEQGQGRGIHVDVNKEVEKKGFKNRTKVWAVVNALKNHGVKVVLEDNEDNPSRPSF, encoded by the coding sequence ATGACAGTTCTGAAGAGGTATGTGCTGAGGTTGTTCATATCACTTAAGTACATAACAGCAAATGTCGTGGACAGAAATAATGGACGGATAGTTGCAACAGCATCAACAGTTGAACATTCCATCAAGAACTCATTGGAGTGCGGCCGGTCTTGCAATGCCAAGGCAGCAACCGTTATCGGTGAAGTATTGGCTATGCGACTCAAGGTGGAAGGTCTTGAGCAAGGACAGGGAAGAGGGATTCATGTTGATGTAAACAAGGAGGTCGAGAAGAAAGGCTTTAAGAACCGAACCAAGGTCTGGGCCGTTGTCAATGCCCTTAAGAACCATGGAGTTAAAGTCGTTCTCGAAGATAATGAAGACAATCCATCACGGCCAAGTTTCTGA